A DNA window from Streptomyces sp. CA-278952 contains the following coding sequences:
- a CDS encoding nucleoside/nucleotide kinase family protein — MDIVDGTSAGGLAALTDRARALAATGGRRVLGIAGPPGAGKSTLAERLVAALDGGAALVPMDGFHLAAAELDRLGRADRKGAPDTFDAAGYAALLRRLRAPDPLHAVYAPAFDRSLEEPVAGSLPVEPDVPLVVTEGNYLLLDAGPWAPVRGLLDEVWFLELDPEARVRRLVDRHVRHGRPRRRAEEWVARSDEANARLVERGRDRADLIVRL; from the coding sequence ATGGACATCGTGGACGGCACGAGCGCCGGCGGCCTCGCCGCCCTGACGGACCGGGCCCGCGCCCTCGCCGCGACCGGAGGACGACGGGTCCTGGGGATCGCGGGCCCGCCCGGGGCCGGCAAGTCCACCCTGGCGGAACGGCTCGTCGCGGCCCTGGACGGAGGCGCCGCCCTCGTCCCGATGGACGGCTTCCACCTCGCCGCCGCCGAGCTGGACCGCCTCGGCCGCGCCGACCGCAAGGGCGCCCCCGACACCTTCGACGCGGCCGGGTACGCGGCCCTGCTGCGGCGGCTGCGCGCACCGGACCCGCTGCACGCGGTCTACGCCCCGGCCTTCGACCGGTCCCTGGAGGAGCCGGTCGCGGGTTCGCTGCCCGTGGAGCCGGACGTCCCGCTCGTCGTCACCGAGGGGAACTACCTGCTGCTCGACGCCGGCCCCTGGGCCCCGGTGCGCGGGCTGCTGGACGAGGTGTGGTTCCTGGAACTCGACCCGGAGGCCCGGGTGCGCCGGCTCGTCGACCGCCATGTCCGCCACGGCAGGCCCCGGCGGCGCGCGGAGGAGTGGGTGGCCCGGTCCGACGAGGCGAACGCCCGGCTGGTGGAGCGGGGCCGGGACCGGGCGGACCTGATCGTGCGCCTCTGA
- a CDS encoding GH1 family beta-glucosidase, whose amino-acid sequence MTLPMFPPGFLWGASASAFQTEGAVDADGKGPSGWDAFAALPGRIKDGTDTTRGTGFHARYREDVALLAGLGADAFRFSVSWPRVVPGGSGAVNADGLDFYDRLVDELCAHGITPAPTLYHWDTPLPLEEAGGWLDRDTAYRFAEYAGIVAERLADRVPMWITVNEPAEVTLLGYALGEHAPGRTLLFDALPAAHHQLLAHGLAVRALRAGGADNIGAALSHAPVWTAGDTDEDRLGAELYDTLTNWLFADPVLTGRYPDENLAALMPGPVADDLKVISTPLDWYGVNYYNPTLVGAPGPEAPATFSGFKMPGELPFGIREIEGYEKTGFGWPVVPEGLTEIVTALHTRYGDRLPPLYITENGCALEEPHADDRRIAYLESHLRALRAAMDAGVDVRGYFTWSLTDNVEWTEGASQRFGLVHIDYETLTRTPKRSYAWYRDLIRAQKAQKAQKAQKAQRAQKTQKWNPAVEGAYAAPPE is encoded by the coding sequence ATGACCCTGCCGATGTTCCCTCCCGGCTTCCTCTGGGGAGCCTCCGCCTCCGCCTTCCAGACCGAGGGGGCGGTGGACGCGGACGGCAAGGGCCCCTCCGGCTGGGACGCCTTCGCCGCGCTGCCCGGCCGGATCAAGGACGGCACCGACACCACCCGGGGCACCGGATTCCACGCCCGCTACCGCGAGGACGTCGCCCTGCTGGCCGGCCTCGGCGCCGACGCCTTCCGGTTCTCCGTCAGCTGGCCGCGCGTGGTGCCCGGCGGCAGCGGAGCCGTCAACGCCGACGGGCTCGACTTCTACGACCGGCTCGTCGACGAGCTCTGCGCCCACGGCATCACCCCCGCACCCACCCTCTACCACTGGGACACCCCGCTCCCGCTGGAGGAGGCGGGCGGCTGGCTCGACCGCGACACCGCCTACCGCTTCGCCGAGTACGCGGGCATCGTCGCCGAACGCCTCGCCGACCGCGTCCCCATGTGGATCACGGTCAACGAGCCCGCCGAGGTCACCCTGCTCGGCTACGCGCTGGGCGAGCACGCCCCCGGCCGCACCCTCCTCTTCGACGCCCTGCCCGCCGCCCACCACCAGCTCCTCGCCCACGGCCTCGCCGTCCGCGCCCTGCGCGCGGGGGGCGCGGACAACATCGGCGCCGCCCTCTCGCACGCCCCGGTCTGGACGGCGGGCGACACCGACGAGGACCGCCTCGGAGCGGAGCTGTACGACACGCTCACCAACTGGCTCTTCGCCGACCCGGTCCTCACCGGCCGCTACCCGGACGAGAACCTCGCCGCGCTGATGCCGGGCCCGGTCGCCGACGACCTCAAGGTCATCTCCACCCCGCTCGACTGGTACGGCGTGAACTACTACAACCCCACCCTCGTCGGAGCACCCGGGCCGGAGGCGCCGGCGACCTTCTCCGGCTTCAAGATGCCCGGTGAACTGCCCTTCGGCATACGGGAGATCGAAGGGTACGAGAAGACCGGCTTCGGCTGGCCCGTGGTCCCCGAGGGGCTGACCGAGATCGTCACCGCGCTCCACACCCGCTACGGCGACCGCCTCCCGCCGCTGTACATCACCGAGAACGGCTGCGCCCTGGAGGAGCCCCACGCGGACGACCGCCGCATCGCCTATCTGGAGAGCCACCTGCGAGCCCTGCGCGCGGCGATGGACGCCGGGGTGGACGTGCGCGGCTACTTCACCTGGTCGCTCACCGACAACGTCGAGTGGACGGAGGGCGCCTCGCAGCGGTTCGGCCTGGTCCACATCGACTACGAGACCCTGACCCGTACGCCCAAGCGGTCCTACGCCTGGTACCGCGACCTGATCCGCGCACAGAAAGCACAGAAGGCACAGAAAGCACAGAAGGCACAGAGGGCACAGAAAACACAGAAGTGGAATCCGGCGGTCGAGGGGGCTTACGCAGCTCCCCCCGAATGA
- a CDS encoding aminopeptidase P family protein: MSSPSPSAQQSAPPPFTAADYRARMARAAESAAEAGLAGVIVAPGPDLVHLTGYRPVSTERLTLLVLRAGQDPVLVVPTLEAPDAAAATGAPALTLRDWTDGKDPYAVTAPLLDAEGRFGVSDNAWAMHLLGLQRELPGTSYTALTEALPMLRAVKDAAELERLTAAGAAADATYEEILKVRFSGRREVDVATDLAALLREFGHSQVDFTVVGSGPNGANPHHEAGARTIERGDMVVLDFGGLKHGYGSDTSRTVHVGEPTAEEQRVHDIVREAQQAGCAAVRPGVACQEIDRAARAVITGFGYGERFIHRTGHGIGVTTHEPPYMIEGEEQPLVPGMCFSVEPGIYLPGRFGVRIEDIVAVTEDGGRRLNTTARELAVVE; this comes from the coding sequence ATGTCCAGCCCGAGCCCGTCCGCCCAGCAGTCCGCCCCGCCGCCCTTCACCGCCGCCGACTACCGGGCCCGGATGGCGCGCGCCGCCGAGTCCGCCGCCGAGGCCGGGCTCGCCGGGGTGATCGTCGCGCCGGGTCCCGACCTCGTCCACCTCACCGGCTACCGCCCCGTGAGCACCGAACGCCTCACCCTCCTCGTGCTGCGGGCCGGCCAGGACCCGGTCCTGGTGGTCCCGACCCTGGAGGCCCCCGACGCGGCCGCCGCCACCGGGGCGCCCGCCCTCACCCTGCGGGACTGGACCGACGGCAAGGACCCGTACGCGGTGACCGCCCCGCTGCTGGACGCCGAGGGCCGCTTCGGCGTCAGCGACAACGCCTGGGCGATGCATCTGCTCGGCCTCCAGCGGGAGCTGCCCGGCACCTCCTACACCGCGCTCACCGAGGCGCTCCCGATGCTCCGCGCGGTGAAGGACGCCGCCGAGCTGGAACGGCTCACCGCCGCCGGAGCCGCCGCGGACGCCACGTACGAGGAGATCCTCAAGGTGCGCTTCTCCGGCCGCCGCGAGGTCGACGTGGCCACCGATCTGGCCGCCCTCCTCCGCGAGTTCGGACACTCCCAGGTCGACTTCACCGTCGTCGGCTCCGGCCCCAACGGGGCCAACCCGCACCACGAGGCCGGGGCACGCACCATCGAGCGCGGCGACATGGTCGTCCTCGACTTCGGCGGCCTCAAGCACGGCTACGGCTCCGACACCTCCCGTACGGTTCACGTCGGCGAGCCCACCGCCGAGGAGCAGCGGGTCCACGACATCGTCCGCGAGGCCCAGCAGGCGGGCTGTGCCGCCGTCCGGCCCGGCGTCGCCTGCCAGGAGATCGACCGGGCCGCCCGCGCGGTGATCACCGGATTCGGCTACGGCGAACGGTTCATCCACCGCACCGGCCACGGCATCGGCGTCACCACCCACGAGCCGCCCTACATGATCGAGGGCGAGGAGCAGCCGCTGGTGCCGGGCATGTGCTTCTCCGTGGAGCCGGGCATCTACCTCCCGGGCCGCTTCGGCGTCCGGATCGAGGACATCGTGGCGGTCACCGAGGACGGCGGGCGGCGGCTCAACACCACCGCCCGCGAACTGGCCGTCGTGGAGTAG
- a CDS encoding LuxR C-terminal-related transcriptional regulator: protein MRIVIAEDNALLREGLVLLLTSSGHEVVADAAAGPEILPALLEHRPDVAVLDVRLPPTFRDEGLRAAIAARAELPGLPILVLSQYVEETYAAELLAQGARGIGYLLKDRVGRVEQFLEALDRVAAGGTALDPEVVTQLLTRKSSAGPLQSLTAREREVLEHMAQGKANATIAAELTVSERAVSKHIGSIFAKLGLEPDDGAVHRRVLAVLAYLEGRDGSTS from the coding sequence GTGCGGATCGTGATCGCCGAGGACAACGCCCTCCTGCGCGAGGGCCTCGTCCTCCTGCTCACCAGCTCCGGACACGAGGTGGTGGCCGACGCGGCGGCCGGCCCGGAGATCCTGCCCGCCCTGCTCGAACACCGCCCGGACGTCGCCGTGCTGGACGTACGGCTGCCGCCCACCTTCCGCGACGAGGGGCTGCGGGCCGCGATCGCCGCCCGCGCCGAACTGCCCGGCCTGCCGATCCTGGTCCTGTCGCAGTACGTCGAGGAGACGTACGCCGCCGAGCTGCTCGCCCAAGGCGCCCGGGGCATCGGCTACCTGCTCAAGGACCGGGTGGGCCGGGTCGAGCAGTTCCTGGAGGCCCTGGACCGGGTGGCGGCGGGCGGCACCGCGCTCGACCCGGAGGTGGTCACGCAGCTCCTCACCCGCAAGTCCTCGGCGGGCCCGCTCCAGAGCCTCACCGCCCGCGAGCGCGAGGTCCTGGAGCACATGGCGCAGGGCAAGGCGAACGCCACCATCGCCGCCGAACTCACCGTCTCCGAACGGGCGGTGAGCAAGCACATCGGCTCGATCTTCGCCAAGCTCGGCCTGGAGCCGGACGACGGCGCCGTCCACCGCCGCGTCCTCGCGGTGCTGGCCTACCTGGAGGGCCGGGACGGCTCCACCTCGTAA
- a CDS encoding VOC family protein, with amino-acid sequence MSRIALVTLVVRDYDEALAFYRDALGFELVEDTDRGDGTRWVVVRPRGAAPGTGLLLARAKDEVQSGAVGAQTGGRVGFFLHTEDFAADHARMAAAGVRFLEEPRHEPYGSVAVFEDLYGNRWDLLQPAA; translated from the coding sequence ATGTCCCGTATCGCCCTGGTCACCCTGGTCGTCCGCGACTACGACGAGGCGCTCGCGTTCTACCGCGACGCGCTCGGCTTCGAGCTGGTGGAGGACACCGACCGGGGCGACGGCACCCGCTGGGTGGTGGTGCGCCCGCGCGGAGCCGCGCCCGGCACGGGGCTGCTGCTGGCCCGCGCGAAGGACGAGGTCCAGAGCGGGGCCGTGGGGGCGCAGACGGGCGGCCGGGTCGGCTTCTTCCTGCACACCGAGGACTTCGCGGCCGACCACGCCCGGATGGCGGCGGCCGGGGTGCGGTTCCTGGAGGAGCCCCGGCACGAGCCGTACGGCTCCGTCGCGGTCTTCGAGGACCTCTACGGCAACCGCTGGGACCTGCTCCAGCCCGCCGCCTGA
- a CDS encoding GNAT family N-acetyltransferase — protein MTDPVIRALTPSDAALFTTFQGSPLVGRAAFGHAYTSTADGGEYRPDWSWVALRDDTVIARAAWWGGPDDTEPVVLNWFDFADGEADAGAELLRRAPFDKEYELIAPAGWRDDPAVRAAVEARVAAATAAGMKPLVERYRYRWTPDCPLPERTGRLTFRPEPDDAVVLDVLRRVHSATLDAHARKAIEGPGGLEAAAQEELDFFHWCPSPREWLRLAYTPDGEVAGIQVPAHNPSGPCVGFIGVVPEARGHGYGYDLLVECTRFLVEQGAEFVAGATDQGNVPMAAAFARAGYPVTQEWVHLA, from the coding sequence ATGACCGATCCGGTCATCCGCGCGCTCACGCCGAGCGACGCCGCACTCTTCACCACGTTCCAGGGCAGCCCCCTCGTCGGCCGGGCCGCCTTCGGCCACGCCTACACCTCGACGGCCGACGGCGGCGAGTACCGCCCCGACTGGTCCTGGGTCGCCCTGCGCGACGACACCGTGATCGCCAGGGCCGCCTGGTGGGGCGGGCCCGACGACACCGAGCCCGTCGTGCTCAACTGGTTCGACTTCGCGGACGGGGAGGCGGATGCGGGCGCCGAACTCCTGCGCCGCGCCCCGTTCGACAAGGAGTACGAGCTGATCGCACCCGCCGGGTGGCGGGACGACCCGGCGGTGCGGGCCGCCGTCGAGGCGCGGGTCGCCGCCGCGACGGCGGCCGGCATGAAGCCGCTGGTCGAGCGCTACCGCTACCGGTGGACCCCCGACTGCCCCCTGCCGGAGCGGACAGGCCGGCTCACCTTCCGTCCGGAGCCGGACGACGCCGTCGTCCTCGACGTCCTGCGCCGGGTCCACTCGGCCACGCTGGACGCCCACGCCCGCAAGGCCATCGAGGGCCCCGGTGGGCTGGAGGCGGCAGCCCAGGAGGAGTTGGACTTCTTCCACTGGTGCCCCTCGCCGCGGGAGTGGCTGCGGCTGGCGTACACGCCGGACGGCGAGGTGGCGGGCATCCAGGTGCCCGCGCACAACCCGTCGGGGCCCTGCGTCGGTTTCATCGGGGTCGTCCCCGAGGCGCGCGGGCACGGCTACGGCTACGACCTGCTGGTGGAGTGCACCCGCTTCCTGGTCGAGCAGGGCGCCGAGTTCGTCGCGGGCGCGACGGACCAGGGGAACGTGCCGATGGCCGCCGCGTTCGCCCGCGCCGGGTACCCGGTCACCCAGGAATGGGTCCATCTGGCGTGA
- a CDS encoding aldo/keto reductase, with amino-acid sequence MKQRFLGRSGLRVSELCLGTMTFGQDTDEAAAHRILDTFTEAGGTFVDTADVYNHGVSEEIVGRWLKGRRRDDLVIATKVFGTMGESPNAGGLSRKHIVSAVEASLRRLGTDHIDLYQTHVWDATTPVEETLSTLDTLVKAGKVRYLGASNVSASQLQRSQDLADRNGWERYVALQPLYNLLAREIEWELVPVSAAEGVGIIPWSPLQGGWLTGKYRRGMTAAAPGTREARYQEELGREAWRERDNEETWRVVEAVVAVAEEAGRTPAQTALRWLLGRPGVTAPIVGARTPEQLADSLGAAGWELTAEQAERLDAASARPLPYPYDVLHRFRDREPRDD; translated from the coding sequence ATGAAGCAGCGATTCCTGGGCCGTTCGGGGCTGCGCGTCAGCGAACTGTGCCTGGGGACGATGACGTTCGGCCAGGACACCGACGAGGCGGCCGCCCATCGGATCCTCGACACGTTCACGGAGGCGGGCGGCACGTTCGTCGACACCGCCGACGTGTACAACCACGGCGTCTCCGAGGAGATCGTCGGCCGGTGGCTGAAGGGCCGCAGGCGCGACGATCTCGTCATCGCCACCAAGGTGTTCGGGACGATGGGCGAGTCCCCGAACGCGGGCGGGCTGAGCCGCAAGCACATCGTGTCGGCGGTGGAGGCGAGCCTGCGCCGCCTCGGCACGGACCACATCGACCTCTACCAGACGCATGTGTGGGACGCGACGACGCCGGTCGAGGAGACCCTCTCCACCCTGGACACGCTGGTGAAGGCGGGCAAGGTCCGCTACCTCGGCGCGAGCAACGTCTCCGCCTCCCAGCTCCAGCGCTCCCAGGACCTCGCGGACCGGAACGGCTGGGAGCGGTACGTAGCCCTCCAGCCGCTGTACAACCTGCTGGCGCGCGAGATCGAGTGGGAACTGGTCCCCGTCAGCGCGGCGGAGGGCGTCGGCATCATCCCGTGGAGCCCGCTCCAGGGCGGCTGGCTGACCGGCAAGTACCGGCGCGGGATGACCGCCGCCGCGCCGGGGACCCGGGAGGCCCGCTACCAGGAGGAGCTGGGCCGGGAGGCCTGGCGGGAGCGGGACAACGAGGAGACCTGGAGGGTCGTGGAGGCGGTCGTCGCGGTGGCCGAGGAGGCGGGCCGCACTCCGGCGCAGACCGCGCTGCGCTGGCTGCTCGGCCGTCCCGGCGTCACCGCGCCGATCGTCGGGGCCCGGACGCCGGAACAGCTGGCCGACAGTCTCGGCGCGGCGGGCTGGGAGCTGACGGCGGAGCAGGCCGAGCGGCTGGACGCGGCGAGCGCCCGGCCGCTGCCCTACCCGTACGACGTCCTGCACCGCTTCCGGGACCGGGAGCCGCGCGACGACTGA
- a CDS encoding alpha-L-fucosidase, with protein sequence MVASWWSRAQLGIFVHWTPASVPGWAPPYVPAAELPAAGWRAPLGWTSYAEWYENALRFPGSPVAAHHRATYGKRPYTEFGRDFEDGLAGWDPAAWARAFREAGAGYAVLVTKHHDGFCLWPSETENPHRSGWHTTRDVVGEFAEAVRAEGLRFGVYYSGGLDWTFDDRPIGTAADMFSAVPRGSYPAYADAQLRELIRRYRPDILWNDIAWPASAGEIRSLVDFYRFTVPHGVVNDRLLPYAPHWRGLNLPGAKALYNWWDRRTVAQGEGFVPRTPPVFDFRTPEYARYEGSDPYEITRGVDHSFGYNRASGADAFIGREALTSLVRDTAADGGNVLLNVGPRGEDATIPAEQRLRLEWLAEEAGALTPDGPIPG encoded by the coding sequence ATGGTCGCTTCATGGTGGTCCCGGGCCCAACTGGGGATCTTCGTCCACTGGACACCCGCATCCGTTCCCGGCTGGGCCCCGCCCTACGTCCCCGCCGCCGAACTCCCGGCGGCGGGCTGGCGTGCGCCGCTGGGCTGGACCTCGTACGCGGAGTGGTACGAGAACGCGCTCCGCTTCCCCGGCTCCCCGGTCGCCGCCCACCACCGCGCCACCTACGGGAAGCGCCCCTACACGGAGTTCGGCCGCGACTTCGAGGACGGGCTCGCCGGCTGGGACCCGGCCGCCTGGGCCCGCGCCTTCCGCGAGGCGGGCGCCGGCTACGCGGTCCTGGTCACCAAGCACCACGACGGGTTCTGCCTGTGGCCCTCGGAGACGGAGAACCCGCACCGCTCCGGCTGGCACACCACCCGGGACGTGGTGGGCGAGTTCGCCGAAGCCGTACGGGCCGAGGGCCTGCGCTTCGGCGTCTACTACTCCGGGGGGCTCGACTGGACCTTCGACGACCGGCCCATCGGCACCGCCGCCGACATGTTCTCCGCCGTCCCGCGCGGCAGCTACCCGGCCTACGCCGACGCGCAACTGCGGGAGCTGATCCGCCGCTACCGGCCCGACATCCTCTGGAACGACATCGCCTGGCCCGCCTCCGCCGGCGAGATCCGCTCCCTGGTCGACTTCTACCGCTTCACCGTCCCGCACGGCGTCGTCAACGACCGTCTCCTGCCCTACGCCCCGCACTGGCGGGGCCTGAACCTGCCGGGAGCGAAGGCGCTGTACAACTGGTGGGACCGCCGGACGGTGGCGCAGGGCGAGGGCTTCGTCCCACGCACACCGCCCGTCTTCGACTTCCGCACCCCGGAGTACGCCCGCTACGAGGGCAGCGACCCGTACGAGATCACCCGGGGCGTCGACCACAGCTTCGGCTACAACCGGGCCTCGGGGGCCGACGCCTTCATCGGCCGCGAAGCCCTCACCTCACTGGTCCGCGACACGGCGGCCGACGGCGGAAACGTCCTGCTCAACGTGGGGCCGCGCGGCGAGGACGCGACGATCCCCGCCGAGCAGCGGCTCCGCCTGGAGTGGCTGGCCGAGGAGGCCGGGGCCCTCACGCCAGATGGACCCATTCCTGGGTGA
- a CDS encoding sensor histidine kinase, with the protein MSSSPPGPLTVAVRRSWDASRYLLIGIGVAMLTYVGAFLVVAALLFAVAIIGLPALPEAATLLRRAASAESRRAAARLGPGHRPASYPPLGGGELPERVRRTLTDRTTWRLALWLPVQTLFGMGLGYLTMILWPVALLVDGIALSVVGLVDRRRADEYGIEPPDRPGWALRWHPVLADLSAGWTMALLAPPPAAELTERIAHLTESRAGAVAAHGAELRRIERDLHDGAQARIVALSMRIGLAKQLLDRDPAAARARLDEAQDGAEAALAELRHVVRGIHPPVLTDRGLAGAVRALAADVAVPVTAELDAVEDGRRLPAAIEAAAYFVVAEALTNISKHSGATAARVRVDRPPGLLRVTIGDDGRGGADERAGSGLVGIRRRVAALDGATRVSSPTGGPTDIEVELPCGS; encoded by the coding sequence ATGAGCAGCTCACCACCTGGTCCCCTCACGGTCGCCGTCCGGCGTTCCTGGGACGCCTCGCGCTACCTCCTCATCGGCATCGGGGTCGCGATGCTGACCTACGTCGGCGCGTTCCTGGTGGTGGCCGCCCTCCTCTTCGCCGTCGCGATCATCGGGCTGCCCGCGCTGCCGGAGGCCGCCACGCTGCTGCGCCGTGCCGCCTCGGCGGAGAGCCGCAGGGCGGCGGCCCGGCTCGGGCCGGGACACCGCCCCGCGTCGTATCCGCCGCTGGGCGGCGGCGAGTTGCCCGAGCGGGTCCGCCGGACGCTCACCGACCGGACCACCTGGCGGCTCGCGCTCTGGCTGCCCGTCCAGACGCTCTTCGGCATGGGGCTCGGCTACCTCACGATGATCCTCTGGCCCGTCGCCCTGCTGGTGGACGGCATCGCGCTGTCCGTCGTGGGACTGGTGGACCGGCGGCGGGCCGACGAGTACGGCATCGAGCCGCCCGACCGGCCCGGCTGGGCCCTGCGCTGGCACCCGGTGCTGGCCGACCTCTCGGCGGGCTGGACCATGGCCCTGCTCGCCCCGCCGCCCGCCGCCGAACTCACCGAGCGGATCGCCCACCTCACCGAGAGCCGGGCCGGCGCGGTCGCCGCGCACGGGGCCGAACTGCGGCGTATCGAGCGGGACCTGCACGACGGCGCCCAGGCCAGGATCGTCGCCCTGTCGATGCGGATCGGGCTCGCCAAACAGCTGCTCGACCGCGATCCGGCCGCCGCGCGGGCCCGCCTGGACGAGGCGCAGGACGGGGCCGAAGCCGCGCTCGCCGAGCTGCGGCACGTGGTGCGCGGCATCCACCCGCCGGTCCTCACCGACCGTGGACTGGCCGGTGCGGTACGGGCGTTGGCCGCCGATGTCGCCGTACCCGTCACGGCGGAGCTGGACGCGGTGGAGGACGGGCGGCGGCTGCCCGCCGCGATCGAGGCCGCCGCCTACTTCGTGGTCGCCGAGGCGCTCACCAACATCAGCAAGCACAGCGGCGCCACCGCCGCCCGGGTCCGCGTCGACCGGCCCCCCGGCCTCCTGCGGGTGACCATCGGCGACGATGGTCGCGGCGGCGCGGACGAACGCGCCGGCAGCGGGCTGGTGGGCATCCGGCGGCGGGTCGCCGCGCTGGACGGCGCCACCCGCGTCAGCAGCCCCACCGGGGGGCCGACGGACATCGAAGTGGAGCTGCCGTGCGGATCGTGA
- the treZ gene encoding malto-oligosyltrehalose trehalohydrolase — protein sequence MQFEVWAPEADSVVLEAADVRCPMERDAGREGWWTAETEASDGLRYGFRLDEGPLLPDPRSRRQPDGPDGPSAVVDQEAYAWRGAWAGRRLNRAVLYELHVGTYTPEGTFDAAAARLGHLAELGVTHVSLMPVCPFPGVNGWGYEGVSLWAVHEPYGGPEGLKRFVDTAHGLGLGVVLDVVHNHLGPSGNHLPAFGPYFTDTHHTPWGAAVNLDAPGSDEVRAFLLGSALAWLRDYRLDGLRLDAVHALADTRALTFLEELSAAVDALAVEVGRPLGLIAESDLCDPRTTTPRPAGGLGLHAQWNDDFHHALHTALTGESQGYYADFARAPLAALAKTVTSGFFHNGTFSSFRGRTHGRPVDVTRTPAHRFVGYAQTHDQIGNRALGDRSAASLPPGLQACAAALVLTGPFTPMLFMGEEWGARTPWQFFTDHTDPELAEAVRNGRRREFGAHGWAQEEIPDPQDPATRDRSCLDWTEPEREPHARLLAWYRELIALRRSLPDLHDPDLASVKTAYDEDARWLAYRRGDLRIAVNLADKPAAITLGSGRHRRLGGRVLAAWETVEAPGADGVLHLPPESCVVLADD from the coding sequence ATGCAGTTCGAGGTGTGGGCCCCCGAGGCGGACTCGGTCGTGCTGGAGGCGGCGGACGTCCGGTGCCCGATGGAGCGTGACGCGGGGCGCGAGGGGTGGTGGACGGCCGAGACGGAGGCCTCGGACGGGCTCCGGTACGGGTTCCGGCTGGACGAGGGCCCCCTGCTGCCGGACCCCCGTTCGCGGCGCCAGCCGGACGGGCCCGACGGGCCGAGCGCGGTCGTCGACCAGGAGGCGTACGCCTGGCGCGGGGCGTGGGCGGGGCGGCGGCTGAACCGTGCGGTGCTGTACGAGCTGCACGTGGGGACGTACACCCCCGAGGGCACCTTCGACGCTGCGGCGGCGCGGCTGGGCCATCTGGCGGAGCTGGGCGTCACCCATGTGTCGCTGATGCCCGTCTGCCCGTTCCCGGGCGTCAACGGCTGGGGGTACGAGGGCGTCTCGCTGTGGGCGGTGCACGAGCCGTACGGCGGACCCGAGGGACTGAAGCGCTTTGTCGACACGGCGCACGGGCTGGGGCTCGGGGTGGTCCTGGACGTCGTCCACAACCACCTGGGCCCGTCCGGGAACCACCTGCCCGCCTTCGGCCCGTACTTCACCGACACCCACCACACCCCGTGGGGCGCGGCGGTCAATCTGGACGCTCCGGGCTCCGACGAGGTGCGGGCGTTCCTGCTGGGCAGCGCCCTGGCCTGGTTGCGCGACTACCGGCTCGACGGGCTGCGGCTCGACGCGGTGCACGCGCTGGCCGACACCCGGGCGCTCACCTTCCTGGAGGAGCTGTCGGCGGCGGTCGACGCGCTGGCGGTCGAGGTGGGCAGGCCGCTCGGGCTGATCGCCGAGTCCGACCTCTGCGACCCGCGCACCACGACCCCGCGTCCGGCGGGCGGCCTCGGGCTGCACGCCCAGTGGAACGACGACTTCCACCACGCCCTGCACACCGCGCTCACCGGCGAGTCCCAGGGCTACTACGCCGACTTCGCCCGTGCTCCGCTCGCTGCCCTCGCCAAGACGGTGACGTCGGGCTTCTTCCACAACGGGACCTTCTCCAGCTTCCGGGGCCGCACCCACGGCCGCCCGGTCGACGTGACGCGCACCCCGGCCCACCGCTTCGTGGGCTACGCGCAGACGCACGATCAGATCGGCAACCGGGCGCTCGGCGACCGGTCGGCCGCCTCCCTGCCCCCCGGGCTCCAGGCCTGCGCGGCGGCCCTGGTGCTGACGGGCCCGTTCACGCCGATGCTCTTCATGGGCGAGGAGTGGGGGGCGCGGACCCCCTGGCAGTTCTTCACCGACCACACGGACCCGGAGCTGGCCGAGGCCGTACGCAACGGCAGGCGGCGGGAGTTCGGCGCGCACGGCTGGGCTCAGGAGGAGATCCCCGACCCCCAGGACCCGGCGACCCGGGACCGCTCCTGTCTCGACTGGACCGAGCCGGAGCGCGAACCGCACGCTCGACTGCTCGCCTGGTACCGCGAACTGATCGCGCTGCGGCGCTCGTTGCCTGATCTGCACGATCCCGACCTGGCCTCGGTGAAGACCGCTTACGACGAGGACGCGCGCTGGCTGGCGTACCGCAGGGGCGACCTGCGGATCGCGGTGAACCTCGCGGACAAGCCGGCCGCGATTACGCTGGGCTCCGGACGTCACCGACGGCTCGGTGGGCGGGTGTTGGCGGCCTGGGAGACCGTGGAGGCCCCGGGGGCGGACGGGGTCCTGCATCTGCCGCCGGAGTCGTGCGTGGTCCTGGCCGACGACTGA